AGCCCCCTGTCGAGACGCTGGACTGCCTCGGTTGCGTCGGTACGACTGAGTCGTCCGTCGTCGACAGCGGTTGTGTAAGCTTCGTTAGCTGCACTGGCTCGCTCGGCGGCTCCGAAGTTAGACACGGCCAGCTCGTCGAGACGGGTCGCCGTCTCGAGATGGGCCTCTTTCCACCTCCCGAAGGGTGTCTGTTCGACGGTGACGGTTTTCGTGACTGACGCCGTCGCCCCCTCGCCGTCCGTGACGGTCAGGGTCACTGCGTAGTCCCCGGGACTGTCGAACGTCCGAGTCGTGGTGACACCGTCCGCATCGGCGGAGCCGTCGTCGAACTCCCAACTGTACTGCACGATAGTCCCGTCCGGGTCCGAGGCCGCCGCCGCGTCGAAGGTCACTTCTTCTCCGACCACCGGTTCGGACGGCTCGTACGAGAACGCCGCCTCTGGAGTCTCGTTTGCCGGCTCGACGGTGACCGTGCAACGCGCAGTCGCGCTCGATCCAGATTCGCTCTCGACAGTCCCGTCGAACGTGTACTCCCCACGGGCGTCTGTCGGCACGGCAAGCGTGACACTGGCCGTCGCCGTCTCGCCCGCCCCGAGCGTCGTGAACGCTCCCGCCTCCTCGATCGTCCAATCGCTCGAAGGACGGTAAACGTATCCTTGCAGGCCAGTCGCCTCGGCACTGCCTCGATTCGTCAGGATGTAGTCGATCGTCGCCTCCCCGCCCGCCTCGGCCGTGTCACCTGTCATCTCCAGAACGAGGTTCGCTTCTCCGCCTCCCGTTCCAGTCACCCGATGGATGTGTCGCTGTCCGGTGTAGAGCGCGTCGTCGCCCACAGCGATCGTCTCCCCCGAGGACATCTCAAAACGAGTGAGGACCGTGCCGTCTCGGGCATCGAGTGCGACGATCCCAGGGTCTCGGGGGACGTAGACAACGTCGTCGACTACCACCGGTGTTGGATACGACGAATACTGTCCTTCGACGTTCGTCTCCCAGCGGACCGAGCCGTCGCTCGCGTCGAGTGCGATCACCGTATCGTACGACGCGAACACCGTGTCGTCTTTGACGGCCACAGACGCGAGGAACTCGTATCCCAACTCTTTCGACGTCCACAATTCTGTCCCGTCTGCGGGATCGTAGGCGGCGACGCGTCGACCGTCTTTCGGGGCGTATACGGCGTCTGCCGTTGCAGTGGGAGACCCCCACCAGCTTGCTTCATACTGCCACAACAGCTCGCCGTCGGCCGACGAGATTGCTGTCAAATATTGTTGGTTACTGTCGGGTTTACTTTCCTCGTAGTAGATGGCACCACTTCCCGCCGCGAACGCAGCACTGCGTACGGGAAAATGGTCAGTGTGCCAGCGTGTCTCTCCCGTCTTCGCGTCTAAACCGTATCCGGAACAGAAGATCACGTCGTTCAGTGGTTCGTGAACGATGGATCGACGTCCGACTTCGGCTGCCCACGCGTGCTCTCCCGTGTCCTGATCGAGGGCTCTGAGGTGACCGATGCCTTCTTCGATCATATACACGAGTCCGTCGTGGGCCAATATCGGCGAAACCGGGAGTGAGTAAGTTTCCTCCAACGCCCCTTCATACGTCCAGACGACAGACCCGTCGGCGAGATCGAACGCGTAGAATTTTGGGGGAACGTTGGATTCACTGCGCTCGCTCGTAGTAACGAACAGTTTCCCGTCGGCGATGACCGGCGATCCTTGCGACTGGTTGGCTACTTCGTAGGTTCGCTCCACGGAGAGCCCACTCGTCGGCGTCGGTCCGTTCGCGACGTAGCCCGTATTAGCCGAATCGTACTGGAACCCGGGCCAGGTTGCGTCACTAGCCGCTGTCGCCCCAGACGACGTACTCGCCGCCCCGGCAAACCCGCCGGTCGCAAGTGCACTTAACTTGAGAACTGAACGGCGGTTTAAGCTGACCATGGCTTGGCTTTGGAGAATATGTCAATAAATGTTACGTGTAAGATCACAGAGGAAGTGGGTTGTGATTCCGGAGTGGTTAATGCAACGGCACTATCGGTTTTCCGGCACGTGCCCAGAGCCGTATTCTATTATGACGAGATCAATTTCGAAATGGGTGGACGCCCTAACACAATCCTATGAGGAATAATCAACCACGCACCGCTCTTCGTGTTGCGTCAAAAGTGGGCCGGCGCAGATCGGTCGAACCAGCGCAAGACGGTCGCTCACTGTGCGGGCTGCCTCTGGTCGACTTCGAATTCGCTCGGGTGAACGACTTCCCGCATTCAGGGATCCTTGCACACGCTACGCGGTGCTCGAAGAAGTGGAATGCGGGAAAGGTAGTGGGCCGGCGCGAATGTCGAACACGGGAAGACGGTCGCTCACTCCGTTCGCGCTGCGACTTCCCTGCTCGAATTCCCGCGGGTGAACGACTTCCCGCACTCGTCACACCTCGCTGTCGCTCGGTGTTCGTTGAGTGCGGGAAAGGTAGTGGGCCGGCGCGAATTCGAATCGCGGTTACGGCCACCCGAAGGCCGAAGGATACCAAGCTACCCCACCGGCCCGCACGTGAACGAAGGCGGGTCGACCCTTTAACGATTGCGAAAGCCCCACCACTGTGGCGCGATTGCACACGATATGGCACTCGATCTCGGTTTCGTCACACAGACCACGATGCACTATAGCGACGCCCTCCCGGCCGCGGCGGCCATGGAACTGGACTACGTCGAACTCATGCTCGACGGCCACCACGAACGCTCGGATCTCGATACCGACGCTGTCCGCGCGGCCGCGGACGACACAGATCTCGATCTCGCGGTCCACCTCCCTTTTTGCCTCGACATCGGCTCGCCCTCCGAGCACGTCCGCGAGGGGGCGATTCGCGAACTCTCGGCGGCCATCGAAACCGCAGCCGACCTCGACGCCGAGAAGGCGGTCGTCCACGCCAGCAGCGACGCCTGGCGACCGGCCTGGGACGAGGAGACGATCAAGTCCCACATTCTCGATTCACTGTCGGAACTCCAGGTCGTCGCCGCGGAGTTCGGCGTCGAACTCTGCGTCGAAAACGTCCCCGGGGAGTGGTTCGGCCTCGACGATTTCGAGCGCCTGTTCGAAGAAACCGACTGCTCGATGACCTTCGACACCGGCCACGCCTACATCGAGGGTTTCGACTCAGCAGCCCAGGCCGAATTCGTCGCGTCGAACGCCGACCGGATCTCACACATCCACGTCAACGACACCCGGAAACAGGCCGACGAACACGTCCCGGTCGGCTCGGGCTTTCTGGACTTCGGGCGGATTCTGGACCCACTCGAGGACGCCACGCTCTCCATCGAGGTGTTCACCCCGAGCTACGAGTACGTCGGGCTGAGCGCAAACACCCTCCGCCGGGAAGTCGACGGGCTCGAATCGCCCTGAAACGACGGCCTGCGGTTCGAAAACGCCAGTCTGACACCTGATGACACTGCTCTAACAATACCTATATCGGCGTGACGAATAGTTACGTGTGTGACAAGATGTGTGCACTGTGGGAAAACCTCTACAGGGCAGTATTCGCTCGCGTTTGAACGCGAACAGGAGATTCGAGAGTTAGAATTAGCGCTTTGTGAGTCCTGCCTCGACAGGCTTCGATCGGCGTCGGACGTCTGGCGACTGGACTGATAGTGGTTGCTGTAGCGATTTACCGGTCCGATCGCACCGCTCCAACCGATCGATCCGGAACAGACCTACAGCAACCACTATGAGTTCAGTAACTCGCGTAGCCGTCGGTATCGAGCCAGTTGTGCGTGACGGAGATCGCGTGGTCGGCGTGCAAGGCCCGTGGCCCGAGCCGAAGGCGATACTCGGTGCGGTCTTCGAGCGACGCGGCCTCCGAGTCCGTGAAGTCCCGGTGATCCGAGAGCACGAAGATCGGGTTCTCGGGCGGTTCGATCTCGGCAACTGGATCGCCGTCCTCGTGGAGTTGGACGATCGACCCCTCCGCAGCCAGCCTCTCGAGGGACGCCTCGAAGCCCATGCGGTAGAGTTCGACCCCGGGAGCGGGTTCGGCCGGCATGTGCCCGATAGCGTCCGCTCGGGCCTCCAGGGCGGTGCGGATCAGGGCAGCGATCGATCGTTCGTCAGGGTGGAGGTTTCGCACTGTCGCGCCGTCGATGCTGACGGTGACGTCGTCGAGGACGAGATGGATCCGGGCGTCCTCGCGGATGCCGTGGCTTTCGAGCAGCGCGGCGTTGACCGTGCGGGCGAGGAGGTCTAGCCGCCCGGCCTCGCTGGCGAGGGCGTCCAGCGGGACCTCGGGCGTCGAGGGGGCCTCGTGACCGATGACGAGGAACTGGCGCATATCTGCTTCTATCGCCAGGCGGATTTCCCGGTGTCGATTCGCAATCGAAAAGAGCGAGCCGGGAGAGCGAGCGGTATGGACCTGTGGGTACGCCTCGGAGTCGGCGCGCTGTTGGCCGTCAGCCTGTTCGGGGTAGGCGTCCACTACGAGGCAGTCGAGGACGATCACGACCCCTACCCGGACGAAGAGCAACTCCGCGAGGCGTACGAAGAGTACGTCGGTGAACGGGCGCTACTGTTCGGGACCGTCGAATCCATCGGCGACAGCCAGTTCGTGATGACCGTCCAGTCCGACGCTGGCTCGTTCGAGATGACGGTTCCCGAGAACGACATCGCGGTCGATCCCGGCGGTGTCGTACAGGTCTACGGGATCCTCGACCCCGACCGAACGGTCGACCCCGTCCGAATCGTCGTCGTCACCGAAAGTGGCGACGCGGGCCTGTACAAGTACGGCGTCTCCGCGGTCGGCGCACTGGTGGTCGCGCTCCTCTTCGTCCGACACTGGCGGCTCGATACCGACGCCTGGACCCTGGAGGTGAGAGGGGATGGCTGATCTCCTGAGCACAATCCTCGTCACCTACAGTCTGCTGACGGTGATACGCTGGTGGATCGACTGGCTCGACGAGCGCTGGATCGTCCTCGCACTCGCGGGGACCGTGATCCCGGACTTGACGAGGATCGATCTCTTGCTCGACGCCCGGACGGTCGAGCAGGCCGTTGGCGTGCCATTCACGTACGCCCCACTGGGCTCTCTTGGTGGGGTTGTCCTCGTCTCGGCGATCGTCACGCTAGCGTTTGCGCGACGGCACTGGCGACGCGTGTACCCACTCGTGCTCACTGGTGGATTCGTCGGCCTGTTCGTCGACGGGCTGCGCATCTTCGCCGATGGTCGGGCGGGGTTCTATCTCTATCCCGTCTGGTGGCGACCACCGACGCCAGGATTGTTCGTCTCAGCCGATCCGCGCGTACTGGTCGTGACGGCGGCGCTCGCAGCGGGTATCTTCGCCGTCGATCGATTCGTCATCGAGGAATCGCCCGGATCGTCGTCGCCTTGAGGGAGGCAACGACCTCGACGCCCGGTGCAAGCCCGAGCAGATCGACGCTCCGCCGCGTCACCAGACACGTCAGGCCAGTCTCGGCGCCGACGTCGATATCGACCGTGGCGACCGACTCGCCCATCTCGACCGTGCTGACGACCCCGACGAGTCGATTCCGGGCGCTGGTCGCGTCTGCGAGCGGCGTCGAGTCCGGGGCCTGCAGCGTCACGGCGTCCGCTCGGATCGACACCTGGACGTCGTCCACACCTGCAGGAACGAGTGCCCGGAGTTCGCCAGCTGCCGTCTCGACGACGCCGAGTTCACCGTCCCGCTCCAGCACTGTGCCATCGAGGACCGTCGTCTCCGTCTCGGCGACGCCCGAGAACTCTGCGCGCAATCGCTCGAACTGCCCGAGCAACGACTCGGCCAGCGGTGTGAGTCGGCTTCCACCACCGCCGCTGCCGCCGCGCTGGCGCTCGACCAGCGAGCCGAAGGCGCCTTCGAGCGCGCTCAGACGCTTGTGTGCGCGAGAATACGATCGATCCAGTGACGCCGCGGCGGCGTTGAGCGATCCTGCATCCGCGATCGCTTCCAGCAACGCCGCGTCATCGGCGTCGAACGCGACGCCCTCGGCGTACAGTCGCGCCTCGAAATCAGCGTCAGCCTCGCCCGCGCTCCCGTGACTGCCCATACGTCTCACTCGGTGGGATTCGGGATAACGGTTATGTCTGTACCGACACAACGTCGTTATGTCTATGTCGAAACAACGGTCGCGACGAGCGTTCCTGGCCGCCGGCGGGGCTGTGGCGCTGGGCGGCTGTGTCGTCGCCGGGACGGCTCCTGGTCTCTTCGGTGGCCGGCCGGCCGTCGACGTACTCGCAGCCGGCAGTCTGGTGGGGGCGTTCGACGGGAAAATCGGGCCGGCCTTCGCCGAGGCTTCGGCGTACGACTATCGCGGAGAGTACCGCGGATCGAACGCGATCGTCCGCTTGGTCGAAGCCGACCAGAAGACTCCTGACGTGCTCGTCGTGGCCGATCCGGGCCTGCTCAGAGAGCCGTCGATCTCGGAGCGCGTCTCGTGGGACGTCACGTTCGCGGCCAACGAACTCGGGATCGCCTACGCGCCCGAGACGAGCGTCGGACGGCGACTGGAGGCCGGCCAGCCGTGGTATCGTGTCCTGTCCGACAGCGAAGTCGAAATCGGCCGAACCGACCCGGACCTCGATCCGCTGGGCTACCGCACGATCATGCTGTTCGACCTCGCGTCACGGTACTACGACCAGCCCGAACTTGCGGCAGTCCTCCGGGACAACAGCGTCGTCGCCGCCAGGGAGTCACACCTGCTCGCGGGAATCGAGAGCGGGAGTCGACCGGCAGCGTTCTGCTACCGCAATATGGCCATCGACCACGGGCTGCCGTTCGTCGACCTCCCCCCGGAACTGAACTTCGCCGATCCCGGTTACGCGGACCACTACGCGAGCGCGACGTACACGACCGACCAGGGGAAGACAATCGAGGGCCGGTCGATCAACTACGCCGCGGCCGTCCCAGGGACCGCGGACCGACCCGAAGCCGGCCGAGCGTTCGTCGAGTTTCTGCTGTCCAATCCCGACTTGCTTCGAGAGATGGGGCTGGTCGTCCCCGAGACGCTGCCCCGACAGCACGGACGGCCGCCGACGGAGATTCGACGCGTCCTCGACGGAGGAGAGTGACCCGTGTCGACATCCGAGTCGCGGAACCGAGTCGTCGCCAACCGTGGTGGCTGGCTGTCCGGTCGGACGCCGTTCGTGATCCTCGGTGCCGTGCTGTTCGTCTACGTCTGCTATCCGTTCGTGGCGTTCCTCTGGCGACTCGACGGCTTCGATTCGGCGGCGGCGACCGACCCTGCGACGCTGTCTGCGGTGCGGTACTCGCTGACGACCGCGCCCGTCGCGACGGTACTCGCGACCGTGTTCGGCGTCCCGCTGGCGTACGTTCTCGCTCGCTCGTCGTTCCGCGGCAAGTCAGTCGTCGAGGCGCTGGTGATCGTCCCGCTGGTACTCCCACCGGTCGTCGCCGGCTTGCTGTTGCTGACTGGCTTCGGATCGCTCACGCCCGTTGGGTCGTTCGCCCGCTCGGTCGGGATCAGACTCACCGACAGTTACGTCGGGATCGTCCTCGCCCAGACGTTCGTCGCCTCGCCGTTCGTCGTGATCACGTCCCGCGCCGGCTTTGCGGGCATCGACGACCAGCTCGAAGAGGCCGCCCGGAGTCTCGGCAGTAGCCCGGTCGGGACCTTCTGGAACGTCTCGGTGCCGCTGGCGCGGAACAGTATCCTCGCCGGGATCGTCCTGACGTTTGCCCGCGCCGTGGGCGAGTTCGGAGCGACGATGCTGGTCGCCTACCACCCCCACACCATGCCGGTCCAGATCTGGGTCGCGTTCGGCTCGCAGGGACTCGACGCGACCGTTCCGCTGGTCGTCCTCCTGGCGCTAATCGGGTTTTCGGTCGTGTTCGCGCTGCAGGCGCTCGGCCGGACGCCGACGCTGACCCGATGAGCGAATCTCGAATCACCGTGACCGCTGGAGGGCGTGGAGAATGATCGCTGTGAAACACGAGAGAATCCCGGCCAGGAAAATCGCCATCGCGACGAACGCGTACAGAATCGTGCCACCCGGCGCGGTCGCCTGGAGCGCCCACAGTCCGACGCCGATGCCCAGCGCGACGCTCACCACGCCCGGGACACCGAGCGACAGGACCGGATGGCGTTGCTCGACCGTCGTGAGAACGCTGTGGACGAGCGTCAGCCCGTGTCTGAGCGGGTGTCGGCTGTTGGCGTCGTCGACGTCGTAGGTGACGGTGGTGTCGACTTCCTCGACGGTGTAGCCGCGATCGCTGGCGTGATAGAGGATGTCGGTGCTCGCGTCCATCCCGTCGCTCAGATCGGCCGCCGCGAGTGATGCGATCGCACAGCGGTCGTAGGCTCGAAATCCGCTCTGCGTGTCCGAAAGTCGTTCGCGAGCCGTGATCGCCCCCAGACTCAGGTTCGTCATGGCGTTGATCGTCGCGATTCCGACCCTGCGATACAGCGGGATCTCCCCGCGTGCGCCGTCGTGAAATCGGTTGCCGACGACAACCTCGGCGTCCGTCTCGCGCTGGGTCTCGACCAGCGACGGAATCTCCGCGGCCGCGTGCTGGCCGTCCCCGTCGAGGACGACGAGGTGGTCCGCACCGCGATCGGCAGCGGCCGCGAACAGCGTCTGCAACGCCGCCCCGTAGCCGCGGTTGCGGTCGTGTTCGAGTACCGTTGCGCCGGCCTGTCGGGCTCGTCTGGCCGTCCCGTCGCTGCTCCCGTCGGAGACGACGAGCACCCCGTCGGCGTACTCACAGGCCGACTCGACGACCGACCCGATCGTCGCCGCCTCGTCGTAGGCAGGGATCCCGACAAGAACGGCTGGTTCCGCCGCCGATTCGGGGACTGCCTCGACGACGCCTTCGGCACGCCTGTCGACCATCGCTTCGTAATCGATTCGCGGACACGCGGGCGTCTGGAGAACGACCGTCGTGTATCCCAACGCTCGGGCCGCCGCCGAGAGCTCGCGATGGAGGGCATCGACATCGTGACCACGAGTGTCCGAGTCCACGATCCGGACGTCCAGCTGCCGGGCGAACGCGACGCTCTCCAACTCCCCGGCGCCGGCGTGAGTGACCAGGACGTCGAAGCCGTGTCGACGGGCCCGGAGGATCGATCTGACGAGTGCCTCCGCGTTGTCCGCCGTCGCGACGAGTCCGACCACGCCGTCACTGGCCTGGGCCCCCATGCCAACCGTCGCACCACCGTGGCCGAGTCTCCGACCCCGGTCCCGACCGTCACCGCGCTCGGTTCCCTGCCAACCCATGACACCCCCTTCGACGGGCCCCGGTAGAAAAGTTTCGGATCGAAAACCATTCTCGGCGAACATGGAATCCCGATGGTTTAATGACAACATCCGCGAAAGGTGGCGTATGGACGATCTGCGGGGGGTTACGGAGTCCCTACTCGCCGAGCGACCGGAACTGGAGCCAGAATTCCGGGCATTGCTCGCCGTGGACGCAGACGGTCCCTGGACGTTCGACGACGTCCCGCTGGACTCCGGCACCTTCGGCGAAGTCGTCTCTCGCGGTCTCGTCGAGGAGGCGGCCGAGGGCTATCGGCTCGCAGATCGCGCGGCGATCCAGGCAGCCATCGAGGACGAGGCAGCCGACGCAGATCCAGACCGTTCGGCCGACCCCGAGAATCGGGTCGCGAAGGTCACCGATCGCCTCCGAGCGGTTCGCCCCTCGATCGATCGGCGTGCCGGCCTGGCGCTGGTCGTTGCGCTCGCGTGTCTGGTGGCAATCAGGGCCGGATTCGGCT
The Halapricum salinum genome window above contains:
- a CDS encoding outer membrane protein assembly factor BamB family protein produces the protein MVSLNRRSVLKLSALATGGFAGAASTSSGATAASDATWPGFQYDSANTGYVANGPTPTSGLSVERTYEVANQSQGSPVIADGKLFVTTSERSESNVPPKFYAFDLADGSVVWTYEGALEETYSLPVSPILAHDGLVYMIEEGIGHLRALDQDTGEHAWAAEVGRRSIVHEPLNDVIFCSGYGLDAKTGETRWHTDHFPVRSAAFAAGSGAIYYEESKPDSNQQYLTAISSADGELLWQYEASWWGSPTATADAVYAPKDGRRVAAYDPADGTELWTSKELGYEFLASVAVKDDTVFASYDTVIALDASDGSVRWETNVEGQYSSYPTPVVVDDVVYVPRDPGIVALDARDGTVLTRFEMSSGETIAVGDDALYTGQRHIHRVTGTGGGEANLVLEMTGDTAEAGGEATIDYILTNRGSAEATGLQGYVYRPSSDWTIEEAGAFTTLGAGETATASVTLAVPTDARGEYTFDGTVESESGSSATARCTVTVEPANETPEAAFSYEPSEPVVGEEVTFDAAAASDPDGTIVQYSWEFDDGSADADGVTTTRTFDSPGDYAVTLTVTDGEGATASVTKTVTVEQTPFGRWKEAHLETATRLDELAVSNFGAAERASAANEAYTTAVDDGRLSRTDATEAVQRLDRGLGITEDVFEYTTDAPELSTNEFDLIGEMARPVLDTTLELAMTAISIGKKLAKGAGLGTKNVLKVAKSKAFDAMTSLLSAAFGNTVDVASEVKTKGDTIVSKLQEGVYETVDQMLEFKEQLLDELVESVSASLQYAMEQSLLFSPVVSEVYPDGTGVSLTDGLAVFYARLSADPVANAGLDGTMAGASTAASDASASIQSEAEDTQALIADAKEFNEEYSLSTAIYDLFETPDSDDIVQTLVSAVLFLAGGVVDAFSTGGGYGALVKISVTHHLGLWGIQAGDPL
- a CDS encoding sugar phosphate isomerase/epimerase family protein, encoding MALDLGFVTQTTMHYSDALPAAAAMELDYVELMLDGHHERSDLDTDAVRAAADDTDLDLAVHLPFCLDIGSPSEHVREGAIRELSAAIETAADLDAEKAVVHASSDAWRPAWDEETIKSHILDSLSELQVVAAEFGVELCVENVPGEWFGLDDFERLFEETDCSMTFDTGHAYIEGFDSAAQAEFVASNADRISHIHVNDTRKQADEHVPVGSGFLDFGRILDPLEDATLSIEVFTPSYEYVGLSANTLRREVDGLESP
- the trmY gene encoding tRNA (pseudouridine(54)-N(1))-methyltransferase TrmY produces the protein MRQFLVIGHEAPSTPEVPLDALASEAGRLDLLARTVNAALLESHGIREDARIHLVLDDVTVSIDGATVRNLHPDERSIAALIRTALEARADAIGHMPAEPAPGVELYRMGFEASLERLAAEGSIVQLHEDGDPVAEIEPPENPIFVLSDHRDFTDSEAASLEDRTEYRLRLGPRALHADHAISVTHNWLDTDGYASY
- a CDS encoding TOBE domain-containing protein; amino-acid sequence: MGSHGSAGEADADFEARLYAEGVAFDADDAALLEAIADAGSLNAAAASLDRSYSRAHKRLSALEGAFGSLVERQRGGSGGGGSRLTPLAESLLGQFERLRAEFSGVAETETTVLDGTVLERDGELGVVETAAGELRALVPAGVDDVQVSIRADAVTLQAPDSTPLADATSARNRLVGVVSTVEMGESVATVDIDVGAETGLTCLVTRRSVDLLGLAPGVEVVASLKATTIRAIPR
- a CDS encoding extracellular solute-binding protein, translated to MSKQRSRRAFLAAGGAVALGGCVVAGTAPGLFGGRPAVDVLAAGSLVGAFDGKIGPAFAEASAYDYRGEYRGSNAIVRLVEADQKTPDVLVVADPGLLREPSISERVSWDVTFAANELGIAYAPETSVGRRLEAGQPWYRVLSDSEVEIGRTDPDLDPLGYRTIMLFDLASRYYDQPELAAVLRDNSVVAARESHLLAGIESGSRPAAFCYRNMAIDHGLPFVDLPPELNFADPGYADHYASATYTTDQGKTIEGRSINYAAAVPGTADRPEAGRAFVEFLLSNPDLLREMGLVVPETLPRQHGRPPTEIRRVLDGGE
- a CDS encoding ABC transporter permease, with protein sequence MSTSESRNRVVANRGGWLSGRTPFVILGAVLFVYVCYPFVAFLWRLDGFDSAAATDPATLSAVRYSLTTAPVATVLATVFGVPLAYVLARSSFRGKSVVEALVIVPLVLPPVVAGLLLLTGFGSLTPVGSFARSVGIRLTDSYVGIVLAQTFVASPFVVITSRAGFAGIDDQLEEAARSLGSSPVGTFWNVSVPLARNSILAGIVLTFARAVGEFGATMLVAYHPHTMPVQIWVAFGSQGLDATVPLVVLLALIGFSVVFALQALGRTPTLTR
- a CDS encoding glycosyltransferase family 2 protein, producing the protein MGWQGTERGDGRDRGRRLGHGGATVGMGAQASDGVVGLVATADNAEALVRSILRARRHGFDVLVTHAGAGELESVAFARQLDVRIVDSDTRGHDVDALHRELSAAARALGYTTVVLQTPACPRIDYEAMVDRRAEGVVEAVPESAAEPAVLVGIPAYDEAATIGSVVESACEYADGVLVVSDGSSDGTARRARQAGATVLEHDRNRGYGAALQTLFAAAADRGADHLVVLDGDGQHAAAEIPSLVETQRETDAEVVVGNRFHDGARGEIPLYRRVGIATINAMTNLSLGAITARERLSDTQSGFRAYDRCAIASLAAADLSDGMDASTDILYHASDRGYTVEEVDTTVTYDVDDANSRHPLRHGLTLVHSVLTTVEQRHPVLSLGVPGVVSVALGIGVGLWALQATAPGGTILYAFVAMAIFLAGILSCFTAIILHALQRSR